One window of the Janthinobacterium sp. PAMC25594 genome contains the following:
- a CDS encoding response regulator, with protein METPDKPITVMLVDDHALFRSGIRSLLQRHTDFSVVGEAADGVEGIKRAIQLQPDVVLLDLNMAGMSGVEALQLMQHDCPDTAIVMLTVSEDAEDLATALRAGACGYLIKNIDADYLVRAIRRAAAGEVVIAEAMTGKLVAQLQAGTRREEPVSELDKLTPREKEIIDCLSRGESNKGIARTLDLAESTVKIHVQNVLKKLNLTSRVQAAVYAVEHRQGK; from the coding sequence ATGGAGACTCCCGATAAACCGATCACCGTCATGCTGGTGGACGACCATGCGCTGTTCCGCAGCGGCATACGCTCGCTGCTGCAGCGGCATACGGATTTTTCCGTGGTGGGCGAAGCGGCCGATGGCGTGGAAGGCATCAAGCGCGCCATCCAGCTGCAGCCCGACGTGGTACTGCTGGACCTGAACATGGCCGGCATGTCCGGCGTGGAAGCGCTGCAACTGATGCAGCACGACTGTCCCGACACGGCCATCGTCATGCTCACCGTCTCCGAGGATGCCGAAGACCTGGCCACGGCCCTGCGCGCGGGCGCCTGCGGTTACCTGATCAAGAATATCGACGCCGACTATCTGGTGCGCGCCATCCGCCGCGCGGCGGCCGGCGAAGTCGTCATCGCCGAAGCGATGACGGGCAAGCTGGTGGCGCAGCTGCAGGCGGGCACGCGACGCGAGGAGCCCGTGTCGGAACTCGACAAACTCACGCCGCGCGAAAAGGAAATCATCGACTGCCTGTCGCGCGGCGAGAGCAACAAGGGCATCGCCCGCACCCTCGACCTGGCCGAAAGCACGGTCAAGATCCACGTGCAGAACGTGCTGAAAAAACTCAACCTCACCAGCCGCGTGCAGGCGGCCGTGTATGCGGTCGAGCACCGCCAGGGCAAATAG
- a CDS encoding NnrS family protein, translated as MAITPISEPSPPSTTAGAAPWHARHAVWQLGFRPFYLLAAVFAVISIPLWLASYSGLLTGPLQVGLGWHMHEMVFGFALAVVVGFLYTAGRNWTGLPTPHGAPLMALAALWLAGRIAMLCGPGLVAALVEWLFLPLAAWPLYQVLRRSGNTRNLFLVALLALLALTNGLFHAAVLGWLPLSLFVPVQAAIFIIVLIESVIGARVIPMFTRNGAPDINPNRTPVASPQRALVAVACMAAAAIAWLAGAPAWLTAPLAFCAAGVSLANLLAWQPQRTLRVPLLWILHLSYAWIGVGFALLAAASLGLLPASAAFHALTVGSMAGLIIGMMTRTTLGHTGRPLKGGRAEAAMYWLIQLGALARLLAAVGPAALAMPLLLAAGACWSLAFGLYACVYAPYLWRVRVDGREG; from the coding sequence ATGGCCATTACCCCGATCAGCGAACCTTCTCCACCTTCCACGACAGCAGGCGCCGCGCCCTGGCATGCCCGCCACGCCGTCTGGCAGCTGGGTTTCCGCCCGTTCTACCTGCTGGCGGCCGTGTTTGCGGTCATCAGTATTCCCTTGTGGCTGGCCAGCTATAGCGGCTTGCTGACGGGCCCCTTGCAGGTGGGCCTGGGCTGGCACATGCATGAAATGGTGTTCGGCTTCGCGCTGGCCGTCGTCGTGGGGTTTTTGTATACGGCGGGGCGCAACTGGACGGGCTTGCCCACGCCGCACGGTGCCCCGCTGATGGCGCTGGCGGCGCTGTGGCTGGCGGGGCGCATCGCCATGCTGTGCGGCCCCGGGCTGGTGGCGGCGCTGGTCGAGTGGCTGTTCCTGCCGCTGGCCGCCTGGCCCCTGTACCAGGTGCTGCGCCGTTCCGGCAATACGCGCAATCTGTTCCTGGTCGCTCTGCTGGCCTTGCTGGCGCTGACCAATGGCCTGTTCCACGCGGCCGTGCTGGGATGGCTGCCGCTGTCGCTGTTCGTGCCCGTGCAGGCGGCCATCTTCATCATCGTGCTGATCGAATCGGTGATCGGCGCGCGCGTCATTCCCATGTTTACGCGCAATGGCGCGCCCGATATCAATCCCAATCGTACGCCGGTGGCCAGTCCGCAGCGGGCGCTGGTCGCCGTGGCCTGCATGGCGGCGGCCGCCATCGCGTGGCTGGCAGGCGCGCCAGCCTGGCTGACGGCGCCGCTGGCTTTCTGCGCTGCCGGCGTGTCGCTGGCCAATCTGCTGGCCTGGCAGCCGCAGCGCACCTTGCGCGTGCCCTTGCTGTGGATTTTGCACCTGTCATATGCGTGGATAGGCGTCGGTTTTGCGCTGCTGGCGGCCGCCAGCCTGGGGCTGCTGCCGGCCAGCGCCGCCTTTCACGCGCTGACGGTGGGCTCGATGGCGGGATTGATCATCGGCATGATGACGCGCACCACCCTGGGCCACACGGGGCGGCCGTTGAAAGGCGGCCGGGCGGAAGCGGCGATGTACTGGCTGATCCAGCTGGGCGCGCTGGCGCGCCTGCTGGCCGCCGTCGGTCCCGCCGCGCTGGCCATGCCGCTGCTGCTGGCTGCCGGCGCGTGCTGGTCGCTGGCCTTTGGCCTGTATGCGTGCGTGTATGCGCCCTATCTGTGGCGCGTCAGGGTGGATGGGCGCGAAGGCTAA